In Clarias gariepinus isolate MV-2021 ecotype Netherlands chromosome 9, CGAR_prim_01v2, whole genome shotgun sequence, a single window of DNA contains:
- the LOC128530693 gene encoding protein SSUH2 homolog, whose translation MERRPVYNDYGAIGGIDNPGYMPSSPSAPAMSAPAAPSAPPAGFYDTVPGYEGTLAGGGGGFLPPPMPSAPLPPTDNLPAQRNWNITSITEEAAREAFISYASSKCCYSSAPAREGVITNLDPFNTYRYRLETFAETRSTEWSQEPYTGQPVDAFIQPAPEPWAIVVQAPDFFQDRKQTIRVPYTSSVKNCHDCMGMGKKPCKDCAGSGNKVCWVCKGSRNRHGNEPCSHCHGQGRENCGRCSGNGYRGCTLCHGKRQLLVFIKLKIEWTTYKNDFLVEQASGLRSDNFSKVSGRVMFTDSQYMLYPVAGFPDASLSQASQRLIREHQSKYIQTSRILQQRHTIELIPVTKVNYAWKGKFHTYIVFGNENSVFTESYPATCCCSVM comes from the exons ATGGAGAGGAGACCAGTCTATAA tgattATGGAGCCATAGGAGGTATCGACAACCCTGGGTACATGCCTTCCTCACCTTCAGCGCCAG CCATGTCTGCACCTGCTGCCCCATCAGCGCCCCCTGCTGGATTTTACGACACAGTGCCGGGGTACGAGGGAACTCTGGCCGGCGGAGGAG GAGGGTTTCTTCCTCCCCCGATGCCCTCGGCGCCCTTGCCACCCACGGACAACCTCCCTGCTCAACGCAACTGGAA TATTACCTCCATCACAGAGGAAGCTGCACGTGAGGCGTTTATTAGCTACGCGTCCAGTAAATGCTGTTACAGCTCTGCGCCGGCTCGAGAAGGCGTCATCACCAACTTGGATCCCTTCAACACCTACAGg TATCGCTTGGAGACTTTTGCTGAGACGAGATCTACTGAATGGAGTCAAGAACCGTATACAG GTCAGCCTGTGGATGCGTTTATCCAGCCTGCTCCAGAACCGTGGGCGATCGTAGTCCAAGCACCTGATTTCTTTCAGGATCGAAAGCAGACCATCAGAGTGCCGTATACCTCCTCAGTCAAG AACTGCCATGACTGTATGGGGATGGGAAAAAAGCCATGCAAGGACTGTGCCGGGTCTGGGAAT AAAGTTTGCTGGGTTTGTAAAGGTAGCAGGAATCGCCATGGAAACGAACCCTGCTCACACTGTCACGGGCAGGGAAGAGAAAA CTGTGGCAGGTGCAGTGGAAATGGCTACCGTGGATGTACCCTGTGCCATGGAAAGAGACAGCTCCTCGTCTTCATTAAGCTCAAGATTGAGTG GACTACTTATAAAAACGATTTCCTGGTGGAGCAGGCGAGCGGTCTGAGGTCGGACAATTTCAGTAAGGTCTCCGGAAGGGTGATGTTCACAGATTCACAGtatatg ctgTATCCAGTGGCGGGTTTTCCAGACGCTTCACTGAGCCAAGCATCTCAGCGTTTAATAAGAGAACATCAATCCAAGTATATCCAGACTTCTCGCATTCTGCAGCAG CGTCACACCATCGAGCTGATCCCCGTCACCAAGGTGAACTACGCCTGGAAAGGGAAGTTCCACACTTACATTGTGTTTGGGAACGAGAACAGCGTGTTCACAGAGAGCTACCCGGCCACATGCTGCTGCTCTGTCATGTAA